In Fusarium verticillioides 7600 chromosome 4, whole genome shotgun sequence, the following proteins share a genomic window:
- a CDS encoding L-fuculose-phosphate aldolase, with amino-acid sequence MSSTTTIQAQSGTLTISPNSKPTHGHELKDKTPLQAMSHGDVVLRGIPTHPNFASQRQWQLEHMAAAFRHWHREGYVEGISGHISVRDPEFTDAFWTNPLGRHFGLLKVSDMILVNLKGEVIGGNRTRPPNSAGFLIHASIHKARSDVHAICHCHSIHGKAWSVFGKRLEMLTQDVCKFRGDAHSVYDSYGGVVLGSEEGDRIAAAMGPKGKGCILRNHGILTVGQTVDEAAWLYTSMERSCRVQLLAEAAAANGLPKVLIDDEEANFNFDVESDPEICYCEFQAYYDLEDELSNGAFKN; translated from the coding sequence ATGtcttcaaccaccaccattcAAGCCCAAAGCGGCACCCTCACCATCTCCCCCAACTCCAAACCCACTCACGGCCATGAACTCAAAGATAAAACCCCCCTTCAAGCAATGTCTCACGGCGACGTCGTCCTCCGCGGCATCCCCACGCACCCAAACTTCGCCTCCCAGCGCCAATGGCAGCTCGAGCATATGGCCGCCGCCTTTCGCCACTGGCACCGCGAAGGCTACGTCGAAGGCATAAGCGGTCACATTTCCGTGCGCGACCCCGAATTCACCGATGCTTTTTGGACGAACCCCCTAGGCCGCCACTTTGGCCTTTTGAAAGTCAGCGATATGATCCTTGTCAATCTGAAGGGGGAGGTCATTGGGGGAAACCGTACGCGACCGCCTAACTCAGCGGGGTTTTTGATCCATGCTTCTATTCATAAGGCGAGGAGCGATGTTCATGCTATTTGCCACTGTCATAGCATTCATGGAAAAGCTTGGTCTGTGTTTGGAAAGCGTCTTGAGATGTTGACGCAAGATGTGTGTAAATTCCGAGGAGATGCGCATAGCGTTTATGATAGTTACGGCGGTGTTGTTTTGGGAAGTGAAGAAGGAGACCGCatcgcagcagcaatggGACCCAAAGGCAAAGGCTGCATCCTGCGAAACCACGGTATCCTAACCGTTGGACAAACCGTGGACGAGGCAGCGTGGCTGTATACGTCTATGGAGAGGAGCTGTCGTGTTCAGCTTCTCGCTGAGGCTGCGGCGGCGAATGGCTTGCCAAAGGTGCtgattgacgatgaggaggccAATTTCAactttgatgttgagagtGATCCTGAGATTTGTTACTGCGAGTTTCAGGCTTACTACGATTTGGAGGATGAGCTGTCCAATGGGGCCTTTAAGAACTAG